Proteins encoded within one genomic window of Pristis pectinata isolate sPriPec2 chromosome 5, sPriPec2.1.pri, whole genome shotgun sequence:
- the hgh1 gene encoding protein HGH1 homolog gives MLEDAQTRELLGFLTLVTRLDVKSQATEYVLGLTGSADGRSFLARNADFLQALLTLTRDPSRAVVKDCYCALVNLSADESAHRPLVSQADLLPSLLKNLCDPEYDFSDQVCSILSNLSRRTDTCREVFRAIQSEGVGLAKIVEVFCTDGYNKKGALHYLGPLLSNLTQLPEARQFILDKDRCVVQRLLPYTQYEGSGVRRGGVVGTLRNCCFDYAYHEWLLGSEVDILPFLLLPLAGPEELSEDEMEGLPVDLQYLPEDKQREEDPDIRRMLLEAINLLMATKGGRKAVRDRNAYVILRELHKWEPEPDVAAACEKLIEVLISDEPEAGMENLLEVEIPEDVERKLTQQDEEERRRLEEQLLKSRGGGQRAQGESPEGRES, from the exons ATGCTGGAGGACGCGCAGACCCGTGAGCTGCTGGGCTTCCTGACGCTGGTCACACGGCTGGACGTTAAGAGCCAGGCGACCGAATACGTGCTGGGTCTGACGGGAAGCGCAGATGGTCGAAGTTTCCTGGCACGGAACGCTGACTTTCTACAGGCTCTACTGACCCTGACGCGGGACCCCTCTCGAGCTGTGGTGAAGGACTGTTACTGTGCCCTCGTCAACCTGTCTGCGGATGAGAGTGCCCACAGACCCCTTGTGTCCCAGGCCGACCTGCTCCCTTCCCTGCTGAAGAACCTCTGTGATCCCGAGTACGACTTCTCGGACCAGGTCTGCTCGatcctgtccaacctctcgcGGAGGACGGACACCTGCAGGGAAGTATTTCGCGCCATTCAGAGCGAGGGCGTGGGCTTGGCCAAGATCGTGGAGGTGTTCTGCACGGACGGTTATAACAAGAAGGGGGCACTTCACTACCTGGGCCCTCTGCTGTCCAACCTGACCCAATTACCAGAAGCCAGGCAGTTCATACTGGATAAAGACAG ATGCGTGGTGCAGCGATTGCTCCCCTACACTCAGTATGAGGGGTCTGGTGTGCGACGAGGTGGTGTGGTGGGCACACTGCGCAACTGCTGCTTTGACTATG CCTATCACGAGTGGTTGCTCGGCAGTGAAGTCGACATCCTCCCCTTCTTGCTGCTGCCGCTGGCTGGCCCTGAGGAGCTGAGCGAAGACGAAATGGAAG GGCTCCCTGTGGACCTGCAGTATCTGCCGGAGGACAAGCAGCGCGAGGAGGACCCGGATATCCGGAGGATGCTGCTCGAGGCCATCAACCTG CTCATGGCGACCAAGGGTGGGCGTAAGGCGGTGAGAGACAGGAACGCCTACGTGATCCTCCGGGAGCTGCACAAGTGGGAGCCGGAGCCAGATGTTGCCGCTGCCTGCGAGAAGCTGATTGAG GTGTTGATCTCCGATGAGCCGGAAGCCGGGATGGAGAACCTGCTGGAGGTGGAGATCCCCGAGGACGTGGAGAGGAAGCTGACGCAGCAGGACGAGGAGGAGCGGAGGCGCCTCGAGGAGCAGCTGCTGAAGAGCAGAGGGGGTGGGCAGAGAGCGCAGGGAGAAAGCCCAGAGGGTCGGGAGAGTTGA